Part of the Companilactobacillus zhachilii genome is shown below.
GCTTCTGCTGCTGATGCTTCTAATGTTGGTACTCAGACTGCTGCTGGTAAGTAATCATGGATGATTCACTATTAAGCGACTTGAAATTAAGTTTAAGACTTGATTCCGACGAAGAAGACGATACGATTTTGAATCGTAATTTAACTGCTGCCGAAAGTTATATTAAAGGAGCAATTGGTAATGATGACGGGCTTATGAAAGGATTTTATGAGCTTGATTCTGTTAAACATTCTTATGAGATTGCTGTAATTGCTTTAGCAAGTTCATATTATACTTTTAGATCATCTGGTATGACCGGACGTATTAATACAGTTGATATGACTGGTAATTCAATTATTGCTCAATTACGAGGTAAGTATTTAAAAGAAAAAGAAAGACGTGAGGCCGATGGTTCAGAACATCAATCCTAGTAGATTGAAGTATCGAGTTAGTTTAGGCAAAGCAGGATTCGTAGAAACACCACAAGGAACTAATAGACCAGATTTTAAAGAAATTAAAAATCTTTGGTGTGGAATATATACAATGTCGATGACACAACAGATTACTCTTTTAGGTTCGCCGAATACTTTTGACTTAGTTTTAATCATTAGACATCAGTCAGATGGTTTAAAAGGCGTTAAATACGCACGTTTTAAGGACCAGTTGTATCAATTAGTTGGTAGTTCCCCCGACTTTGACGATTCACCACGTTCTTTTGATTTAATAACTCTAAAGAAAATAGATAAAATTGGAATTTCTTGAGGGTCTTGAAAAATTAGAAAGGGAACTATCTAATTTATCTTTAACTCCTAGTCAAAAGAAAGCTATGACTAAAGCAGGAGCAGAAGTCTATAAAGAGAGTCTTAAAAATAATTTGAACAGTAGTTTACATAAGGGTCCACACACACGTAGATCAAATATCAAATTAGCAGATGACATCAGTCTTAAATATAAGGGCGCTGATGGTGCTACTTATGTAGGCTTCAAGAGCACTCCTGGTCATTCTGGCTATGTAGCTAGAATCCTTAATGACGGCTATATGGCTCATGGTGGTAAAGGTGCCAGTGAACACACCACTAAATATGTTCCAGGACTACATTTTCAAGAACGAACTATAAATGAAACAAAAGCCCTAGTCTTAGCAGCAGAAGTTAAAAAATACAAAGAAATGTTAGGAGACTAGCATGATTACCAAAAAAGTTAAGGATATTTTGCTTAAACGAGCGGATGAGTTAGAAATTAACCCGTCCTGTTTTTTTACTCAAAATATTCCACAAGGTTATACAGACGTTGATAAAACAACTGTTTTAATAACTGAAATTAGTAGCGTTTATTCAAATCGTGCTAGTGATGTTTCTACCACTAAAGAAAGTAGGATAGAAATACAGATTTTTTATCGTGGAGATACTAGCCCAGATATTACAGAATCAATAATTAATCAAGAATTAGAAAAAAACTGGTTCTATCAATATGACTCATATCCGGACGTTGATCCAGATACGGGCTTTTTGACTAGAACCATGAAATACGAAAAAACGGAGGTCATTTAAATGGCATTATCAGGTTTTGAATCAGCACGTATCGGTATCTATACCGATAATACTGAAACAATTGACAAGGACAATATTTTTACAATTGAACCCAAAGAAGGAGGTTCAGTAGTTAGTGCGACAATTTCAAATTTATCACCAACTATCACACCTATTTATGGGTCTGATCAAGAATGGAAAGCAGGTTCTAAAGGTCATGGTGCTATTTCAGTAGCATTTCTTGCTAACGCAATTCCACAAGAAGTCAGACAAAAGATTTTGGGAATGGCAACTTTCGATGGTGGTATTTCGGGTATTGGTAAGAAAACAGAATCACCATATTGTGTTTTTGAAATGATTTCACATGACGCAACAGACGAAAGTGTTGGTGCTCATTTAGCTTTAGTTAAAGGAAGATTCCACCTTACTACCGTTGCTCCAAAGACAAACACAAACACAACTGTTTATGATCAAGAACAACTTACATTTAGTGCTACTGATCGTGATTCTGATGGATTCGCATACTTTGAAGCCTTAGAGGATGGAAAGAATTATGATGCAGGCAAGTGGGAAACAAAAATCTTTGGTATTCCACTAACAACAGATGGTGCCGCTCCTGCTCCAAAGACTTCAGGAACAACAGGTACTCCAGCATAAAATTAGAAGGGAAAGATTAATCAATGTCTAAAGAATTCGTATACATCAATGCGTTCGGCCGTCGCTTTACGGTCAAGAAAAGTAACAAAAATTTGAGACTTTCTTACGCATATTACACAAATTTAAGTAATAAGAACAAAAACATGATGGCTGTAGCTGATGAAGCAGACAACATTGAAACTAAAGATTTGGGGGAACGTGAAGCTGCTGAGCAAATTATGAACAGCTTCGATACAGCCTCTAAAGCTGCATTAGATTTACAAAATGTTCCAGTCAATTTTATTAAGGAAATTTTGAAATTGACTCCTAAGCAAGTATCAATGCTTGACGACATGACTACATCGGAAACAGGTGCTTTGGCAGGCCGAATCGCTCACGGTGTTACTTCGGATGATGAGGATATTGACCCAAAAAAGCCACACAAGAGGAGCAAGTAGATCCTTTTACCGTCTATCAAGATTTCTTAAATTACGAAAAACAAATTATGCAAGAAACAGGTTGGGACTTAGAAACAGTTGAGTCTCAGCCATTTTTTGTACTTGCAGAAATTTTAGACGATAAACGTGAATCTAATAACCCTAATAATTCTGTTGGTCCTATGAGTTTGACCGACTTTATTAAAACGGGTGGTGTTTCCTCAATTTTAGAGAAAGGAGGATAAATATAAATGGCAAAAGATATGGAACTAAATACAGGTATCCATATTGATTCAATTCAAGCTGAAGGCTCCCTCCAGTCTCTAAGAAATCAAGTTAAGGCGTTAACGTCTGAGTGGAAGATTAATGAGCAAGTCCAACGAGCTAATGGTAATTATCAATCAGCGTATCAAGCAAAGGCCGAAGGATTAGGGCGAGCTATTGAAGGACAGACTAATTATCTTAATCGATTAAAGTCTGAAATGAGCAACCTCGATAGAACTACTACAGAAGGTAGTCAGAAGTTTAGTCAATATACTAATCAAGTTAATACAGCTACACGTCAGCTTAATAATATGATTCAGCAACAAGACCGTGCTAAATCCACTTTAAACTTGTATACAACAGGTATTAAAGAACAAAAGCAAGCAATGGAAAATGCTAAGAACGTTTCTCAATCACTTGTTGAACGTTATAAAGCTGAAGGCAAAGAGATTAAGGCATCAGCGACCGAAAGAACGGCACTGAAGACACGTATTCAAGAACTCAACTCTTTGTATTCAAAGGAATCAAGTGAGCTAGAACGTGTTAAAAAAGAATCTGGTGCAACATCTAAGGAATATGCTACACAGACTAAACGTGTTAATGAACTTGGTACTGAAATTGCTAAAAGTCGTACCCGCTATCGTGAGTTAGGCAGTGAGTTAGGTGGAATGGGTACACATTTCACTGGAATCAGACAAGCAGCCGCTACTTCTAAAACCGCTATTGGCAATATGAATAGCAGCATTAAAAATAGTATAAGTCATATGAAGAATATGGCTATGGCAGCAGGTATAGCGGGTGCAGCAGTTACTGCTATGTTCGTTAGTGGTGCTAAAAAATCTGTTGAACTTGAAAATAGCTACAAACAGATTACTAACCTGGCTGAAACTGGTGGCGAAAAGGTAGTGGAAGCTACTAAGAACGTATCTAGAATGCAAGAAGACGGTCAAAAGTATGCTTTAAAGTATGGTAAGTCACAACAAGAGATTGCAGATGGCTACGAAGACTTAATCAAGCGTGGATATGACACTAAACAAGCATTGGGTGCTATGAAGTCTGAATTACAGGCTTCTGTAGCTTCTGGTGATGATTTTAAAGACGTTGTTAAAGTTTCATCACAAACGCTCGAAGAGTTCGGTATGAAAACAACATCTACATCAGGAATGATCAAGAATACTAAAAAAGTTGTTAATGATTTAGCATATGCAGCCGATATGACAGCCACAGGATTTAGTGATCTGGGTATTGGTATGTCGTATGTTGGCTCAACTGCTCATCAAGCTGGATTTAGTTTAAGTGAAACGTCTAGTGCAATGGGTATCTTATCTAACAACGGACTGGAAGCATCCCAAGCTGGTACTGGTTTACGAAAAGTAATTAATAGTTTGATTTCGCCAACTAAGACAGGCGCTTCTGCACTTCAAGAATTAGGATTAAGTACCAAGGATTTTACCGATAATAAAGGTAATATGAAGTCCATGACTGACATATTCGGTTTATTGCATGACAAGATGCAAGGCTTGGGTAAGAACAAGCAAACCGATATTTTCCATGATTTATTTGGTACAACAGGTCAACAAGCCGGTTTAATCTTGGCTGAAAATGCTAAGCAACTTGGCGAATTGAATCAAAAGGTTGCTGATTCTGCAAAGAATGATTATGTTGGAAAGCTATCTAAAAAGAATAGTGAAACAGGTAAAGTCGCATTAGATAGATTAAAGCAGTCTGTTAATGCTATTACTATGACTATTTCGAGTGCTGCATTGCCAGCCATTACAGAAATTGGTGATAAGTTAGCTAAAGCAGCAGGTACTAAAGAGTTTGAAAACGCTGTAAAAGGTGTTGGCAAATGGGTTGGAAATCTAACTGATAAAGTAGCTGATTTCTTTACTTACTTAGGCAAACATTCTGATGACTTAAAAGGTATTACAGGTTCTTTAGGAACAATTGTTAAAGATATAGCCAAGGGTGCTTGGGATACGTTTTATGGAATTATCAAGGGAATCGGTAAGGCATTTAATTTAGTTCATACCAATGGTAAAAAGGCCGAAGACCCACTAAAAATTTTGAATCAATTTGTGTCTGGTATTGCTAAACATGAACAAGCTCTCAAAACTATAGGAGGCTTGTTAGCTGGTATTTGGGTAGCTGATAAAGTAGCTAATTTTGCAGTTAAAATCAATGATGTTACTGATGCCTTTAAAGGTTTGAAAGATAAACTAGTTCATTCAAATATTGAAACCGCTGCAAGTGAAGTTGGCGAAAAAACTGGTGAAAACCTTACACAAGGAATTACTTCAAAAATGGATAGTGGAGCAATTGAAAGTAAAGGTTCAGCACTTGGACTATCGCTAGGCACTAAGTTATCCATTGGAGCAACTGCTGCTTTAGCCGGTATAGATATAGCTGGTGCAATTAGTGCGAAGACTCAAAGTCAGAAGGTTAAAAACATTGGTGGAGCCATTGGTACTACATTGGGAGCTGGAATTGGTGGCGTATTAGGTGGTGCACCTGGCGCAATGTTGGGAGCAACCATAGGTGATCAACTTGGTAAATCTGCTGCTCCTGCGTTTCAAAAATGGTTATATCATCCAGATGATCCGACAGCTAAAAAAGGCACAAGTAAATATTATGACCAGTTAGCAGCATCAGCCAAAAAGCGTGCCAATCAATTTAAGAGCAATATGCTAGATCCTGACAGTACTGCTTATGAGCAAGGGCAAGATTTAAAACAGATGAAAATAGCCGAAGCCAATGTCAAAAAATATGAGGCTTTAGCTAAAAGAGCAGAAAAAGCTAAAGAGAGTATTAATAAGCCTCCTAAAAAGACTTCTACAGCTAAAGCAATTCAGGATGTAGCTACGACACATGTATCTAAAACAGATATTAAGAATGTTAAAAGTATGGTGTCGGCTGTAAAAGATTACGAAACAGCTATTAAAAGCCTTAAGTTAAGCCTTAAAAAGAACAGTCCTTCTAAGGAACTATCTAAAATTGATAAGTCAATTAAGGGTAAGTCTAAAGAATGGAAAAGTATGGTAAAACCAGTTAATGATGTAGCTGGTGCATTTAAGAAGTTTTCATCTTTCACAAAGTCTATGAAGAAAGACCCATTTTCTGATTTGAATAGTGATTTAAAGAAGTTAAAGAAAACCCTTAAAGATAGTAATATTACAGATAAATTAGATTCCATGGCAAAAGATTTAAAGAAAAATAAACTTGCCAGTGAACTAAAGACTATGGCTAGTTCTATTAAAACTGATACTAAGACGTGGACTAAATTCGCTAAGCCAATTAGAGACGTTCAAAAAGCTTTTCAAGAGCTTAACAAATTTACTAAGACGTATAGTAAATCTGATCCATTTGCCAATTTGGATAAAGATATTCAAAACTTAACTAAGACTTTAAATAATCAGAATATCGGTAAAATTCTAAAATCGCAGATAACTGAAGCTAATAAGGCAACAACTAAAGTAACCTTCGATACTGATTTCAAAAACCTTACAGATAATGTTGTGGACGCCCTAAAATCATTCAAGACTAACTTTGATAAGTCCTGGAAAGATGTGTGGGCTAATACAGGCTCTGAGGAAAAGGACGCATTAGCCAAAGTTGTAAGTAATTACAGCTCTAAAATGAATGCCATTTCTAAGAAGGAAATTAGTTTTTCTAGCGACTATTTAAATAAATGGAGTTCGTGGTTAAAATCTGTAACAAGCTCATTTAAGACAGCATTTAATTCTTTGCCAGGACTGGCTAGTACCGCATTAGGAAAAGTTATAACTAATGTTAATAAGGGTATCGGTGGGATTAATTCAGTCATTACTGATTTTGGTGGTAAATCACTGAATTTAGCAAAATATGCTGTAGGTACTGCTGGTACCCCTGGTGGTAATTTAGCTGTTGTTGGTGAGCAAGGATATGAGCTTGCTTATGACAAAGCTAATGGAATTTATCCAGTTGGCTTAAAAGGCGAAGAAGTTCGTTACTTGGGTGCTGACACGGCAATCCTTCCACACCACTTATCAGAGCAATTTATGGGAATGGTAGCCAATCTACCACACCATGCAACTGGTAAAGGTGATACAAATAAAACATCCGAAGACATGACCGATTATGTATTTGAACATTTGGATGAAATAAAAAAAGACCCAGTTCCATTTTTAAAGAAACCTTACTTTGAGAAGGCTAGTTTTAGTGGAAATGAGTTTATTAGTCGTTTCGGAAATGCTATTTCAAATGGTTTTCTAAAAGCTATTGCTGAACCATTTAAGAAAATATTAGCCGATATGGACTTTAGTGGAGCTGGCGGTGCTAGACCAGCCAAAGCATACGGTCCAATGATTAAAGCGGCCGCTGCTTACATGCACCAGAAGATAACTGATTTTAATGTAGATATGATTGAACGTATCATCGCCAATGAATCAGGTGGTGATCCTAACGTTACTAATAACTGGGACAGCAATGCAAAAGCTGGTACACCATCAACTGGTATCCTTCAATATATTCTACCTACATTCTTAAACTATGCTATGCCAGGACATACTAATATCCACAATCCGTTAGATCAGTTGATTGCGTTATTTAACGATGCTACATGGCGTACTGATATGGGTATGGGTTACAACGGTAAGTATGGCGAATGGCGTGGTAGTGCTTCTGGTCCTAGTGGACCAAGACTTATGTATGATGGTGGCCTTATTAATAAACCAACAAGTATTATTGGTGGTGAGGCTGGTCCCGAAGTTATGATTCCACTAAATAACAAAATGAGAGCAGTTCAAATTTTACAAAAGGCCAAAGACACTATAGGTGGTCCCGATGATACTAATGCATCAGTTTCGATTGATACGACCAGAGTTGAAAGCAATCAACAACAACAATTGATGATGACTCAAATTATGGTTAAATTGCTAAGTAAGATTGCTGACGGTTCAATGGCTTCTGATGTTTCAAATGGTGGCACATCATTAAATGATATTTCAAATGCTTTAGATAAAATTGGCTTATCTAATCGAAAAATGACTAAGTTCCAAGGAAAGGGAGGTACAGCATTTGCCTAAAAGATTATCAGATGGACATTACAGACAGAACTCATTACTAATTAAATCCGATGGACAAAATGAATTTGAGATTAGTAATTATCATGATTTGATATTTACTAGACTTATAGTAGGTTCACCACAGACGGCTCCTAATCTAAAGACTAATGCAGGTGTAGACGGACAAACTCAAATGGGTCCTGTATTGTACACCTCACGCACGGCCAAAGCCGACTTTTTGCTAAGAGTTGATGATGGAATTGATTTAGAAAGTCGATTCCATGAATTTTATAATAAGTTCTTCAATCGAGGCTTAGTGAGAGTTCGTCAAAGTTACGATATTGGTCGTTGTTTTTATGGAATACCTAAGCCATTTTCTTATACAGATGTTGGATTTTACGATAAAACTTTTTCAGTAGAGTTTGATATCCCTAGTGCTTACATGTATTCAGTGGCTAGATCAACGGATTTTCCGATTGATCCAAGTAAGGAAGATTTGATTTCTAATAATTTAAATCTTTCAACAACTGATTTGAATTACACTCACTCTCAAGGAACCTTTAAAATATTTAATCCTAGCGATTTTGATATTCAACCGTATGAACAGAATCATGAATTAAATATTATTTTTAAGGGTTCTGGTAGTCCTAGTTTGACTAATATAACCACCCAAGATGTTTTCTCTATGAACTCAAATGTTTCTTCAAATGATTCTCTAGTCCTGAAAGGTGTACACCCACTGCTTAATGGTGATTCTTGCGAAATAGAAACTAATCACGGTCACATCAATTTAAAGAAAGGTTGGAATAATTTCAGCTTGGCAGGCTTTAGTGGCACTGTCACATTTGATTTTCCTTTTATATATCTATGATTAATTTTAAAAAATATAGAGTTCAGGATAGAGAAGGCAAGTATGATGAAACTCTTACTTGTATTGATAGAGGATCATTAAACAATTCAGAAGAAATGAATAAGACTAATCAGATAGATTTCACAGCGATTAATGATAATTCTATAGGTTATCAATTGCTACAAAACGAAAATTACATTGTATTTGATGGTCAAAGATATCGTATTAAACAGGCTGAAAAGGACGATGAGGGGTATGACTTCAAGCGAACTGTTTCAGCCACACATGTCTGGTTTGATTGCCAGTACGTTTATCAATACGACAAAATCAAAGGTACTAAAAAACTTTCAGCCAACGATTTGATGAGCTTCGTTTTTGATCAAAATGAACTTGGTAATCATGGGTTTACTTGGAAAGTTTTAAATAGTACAGAGACTGCTACGTTCACTGACTATGGTGAAAAATCAGGTCTTGAATGTGTCAATGATTGTATTGAGAAGTTCAATTTAGTAGTAGTCGCTGATAACAAGTTTATTACTTTGGTGCCGTTAAAGGATTGGCAGCATAAAGTTAATAAGTCTTTTAGGTATGTCCATGACACTCCTACCTTTACGGCAAATATTGATACAACAGAGATTCAGAATATTGCACGTGTGTATGGTAAAACTAATGCACCTGTTACATCACCAATCGGCACCGCTATTGGAACCATTAATACAATGGAGGTAAACGGAGCACCTGTTGTTGATGACCCCAATAAACCTACTAATACAGTTCAGAATTTGCCAAATGGTACTAAGTGGGTTATGGATTCAAAAGTTGTAGCTAATGGTGAGACATGGTATAGAGTATCAACTAATGGGTGGGTTAACGAAAAGTACATTGTGTTTGATAAAAATGGGGATGTACAACCTGAAAACCATATAATTACAGAAGTGTCAGGGCAAGGAACTATTAAGACATCTACTGATTCATTAAAAGAAGATACTTCTGGTGGTAAAGTTTTACCGGTTGGAAACGCTATCGGAACAGTAAATACAATGATAAGTGGTGGTGCTCCTGTTTTGAGTGATCCATTGAAACCTGATTCAATAGTTAACCACTTGAACAATGGGTCAACATGGGCTATTAACAATAAAAAAATTGTTAATGATACGACCTATTATGAGGTTGCTACTAATCAATGGGTTGATTCTCAATATATCAGTTTTGATAAAGATGGAAGCGTGAAACCAGAAGATCACACTATTACACCAGTAAGTGGTCAAGGAACCGTTAAAACTCCCGAAACTGATAAAGATACCGATAAAGGCGGTGATACAGATGAGTGATTCTAAAGAAGATACCTCTATTGTTTATGTATATGATTCACCATTTACACCGCAAAATAAGACAGGCAGAACTTTGCCACCCGGCTCTCAATGGCTGATTAATGCATCTGTTTCCGATGGTGCTCAAGGTAAGTCTTGGTATCAAGTTGGAACAAATCAATGGGTCGTGCAAGACCAATTAGATTTTTCTGGTAAAACAGATGTCAGTCCATCAGAGGTTACACCTACTGAATCAATTATTTATGATTCCCCGTGGACGCCACAACATGAGGTTGGTAGAAAGTTAACTAATGGTACTCAATGGAAAATTAACGGAGAAATAACTGATGGAGCCGGTGGTAAAACTTGGTATAGAGTAGCAACTAACGAATGGGTTTGTTCAGATAACTTTGTTTTTACTGGAGACACAGACGTTGAACCGACAGAAGTTAAGAAGTCTGATGATGACACGGCTGACGACCATTCTACAGATTACTTTCAACCATTCATTATTAGAGATGAGAAATCAATTCAAGAATGGGGCGAACGTCCGGGTCCTTCGATAACTAATAATGATATTGAAGATCCTGAAGAAATGAGAAAATATGCTTTATCTCAAATGAAAACAGAGCCCACTGTGGATATCACATTAACATATTCTGGCGACGATACTTTTAAAGCTGGAGATATGGTTTATTGTGATATTCAACCTGAAAGCTTTACTACTTGGGTAACTGTTGTAAGTGTCAAATATAATCCCCTAAGTTATTCCCATACGTATGAGGTAACTTTGAATAACACCACTGAAACGCTATCAGATTACGAGCTATCTATTCAAAACTCGTTATCCAATGCAAGATATAATGGTGCTATTTCTATTTCAAACGGTATTATTGCTAGTCCGTTTTTACCTAGAAAGATAGGAGAGGTTTAATGAGCCCAATATATAAGTTGCCAGATGAGAATGGTCAATTTTATTATCCACAAACACATTACCTGGCAGTTGTGGATTTAGATAAACATATTAATTCATTACTCAATAATCAATATGCAACGTACGTTAAGGACATGAAGTTAGTTAATACTTCTGGTCCTTTTTATTTTGACGAGAATACGTTAAATAAGCCCGCAAATATTCCGAAAGGATACCTACGGGGAACATTCATGGACGAAAAAAATGGAATTGTAGAAATCCTTACAACGAATAATTATTACGAAATCACAGACGGTGAGATGTCTGATATTAAAGAAAGGGCGTGATTAATTGAATTTACCAGAAGATGTTATAAATTCAGAGTTTCCTAATTTAAAACTAAATTCAAAAGATGGTAAAACTGTAACTCTTGCTTTTGATAATGGAGAAAATGTTGTTATTTCAAAACAAAATTCTGATGGCACTACTGATTCAGAAGTATATAACTTTAAAGCTGTAACTGATGAAACGGTATTCCCACCAGTTCCTGACTTACCTAATTATTGGCACAACGTTGATTTAGATAAATGGAATGGTGTAATTGATAGCAATTTTAAAGATAGCTTAAAAAGCAATAATGATCAGATTCAGAAATCTATCAATTCATTGTATGAATATGAAACTGATCAAAGAAACTTCTTTGTAAAGTTGAAGGATACTTTGAGTGACTTTAAAGGATTTGTTGAAACAATTATTTCTTCTAAAGTTGCAGATTATTTAAGTAAATTTTCTGATCAATTTTATAAAAAAGAAGAAATTGATTCCATGATGGCAGACTTAAGTACACGTATTGATAATGTCCGCAAACGTGTGCCAAACGATACGATCATCGGAACATTCCACAATCCCAGTCGAAGCGATCAAATGCCTACTAATATTGACGTAAACGATAAAGTTACACCAGAAGCACAATCAGTGCTTGATGAAATTGAAGAAGGAGGTAATTAAATGGCAGATTCAGCATATATTAAATACAAGCAGTCACAAGATGCACAATTGCCACCACTTAATTATGATAATGGCGCAGATCACGAAGAACCATATGACAATATTGAAACAGATATTCCACTAGAACAGCCTTTGCTATTTAATCTACAACATAGCAAGGCTTTTTATTTACCACACTCTCAAACCGATGATGAGAGTGACCATATAACACCTCAAACAATTGTGAACCCAGCTACCAGGGCTAGAATTTTACCAGTAGCGTTCTTACGACAAGGCGAAGCTAATTCACATGAGATTAATATGACTGTCTTAGATGGAATTAAACCAGCTGATTTATCTGAATATAAAATGTTCTCAATTCGTGGATATGATTCACAATGGCATTTAATTTCAACCGACGAAAATATTGATACAACGGATGCCAATATTGGAGAACTTCATTGGAAACCAGAAGAAGCAGTGGCACTAACAGCTGGTAAATATCACA
Proteins encoded:
- a CDS encoding phage tail protein, which produces MSDSKEDTSIVYVYDSPFTPQNKTGRTLPPGSQWLINASVSDGAQGKSWYQVGTNQWVVQDQLDFSGKTDVSPSEVTPTESIIYDSPWTPQHEVGRKLTNGTQWKINGEITDGAGGKTWYRVATNEWVCSDNFVFTGDTDVEPTEVKKSDDDTADDHSTDYFQPFIIRDEKSIQEWGERPGPSITNNDIEDPEEMRKYALSQMKTEPTVDITLTYSGDDTFKAGDMVYCDIQPESFTTWVTVVSVKYNPLSYSHTYEVTLNNTTETLSDYELSIQNSLSNARYNGAISISNGIIASPFLPRKIGEV